In the Ranitomeya imitator isolate aRanImi1 chromosome 2, aRanImi1.pri, whole genome shotgun sequence genome, AGTAGTGGACACCCCCTTTAATATAGTGGTAAAATTGTCGCCATGTAGCCAAGAGCCACGTTGTCATGTGACACTGAAATCACAGCAACACATTGCAAAATTGGATGCAATGGTCTCCTATGGTGTCACAATGTGACCTGCGTCATGCTGCACCTGCGGCACAGAGGGACAAATGTCTCCAAATGTGTTGGATTTTCTGTCGCAGGACGACAGTTGCATTACAAATTGCGCTTCGGGTGGCGGGGGACTACAGTAACTGTGATAGAGGCCCATAAAATAAATTAATTAGTAACATTTTTACATACGGTAATTACAAAACAGTTATATAGCTCCAATCAGCCttgacagctgctgcagaacctcttgtgaCACAAGATTAATACAATGATTTTGAAATAAATCATTTTCTTTGGCAAATACGCTGAAGTTTTGAGGGCTTCAAATCTAGTTTTGCAGGAATTTCTGGGAATCTTGACATCACGTCACGCCCGTATAACTACAGGAATGCTCTTTTGTGTACATGTTGTCATGCAGGTCGTCTGTGCTGTTGAGAAGTCTCCCATCCCCCTCACTGGGTATATAAGTCAGGGTAGAGGGGCCAGTGATTCAGCTCATTTTCCTGCACATTCTCTACAAGTCCAGTAtcttaaaaagaaagaaaatgaTGAGTTTCTCCAGCCATAATATCTCCCAGTCTGGCCGATTTAGTGGTGCTGGCATACAGAGGGCACGCAGTGTGGCGGGAGGTGCTGGTAGCATTAGGATGTCCTCTGCAAGTGCCACTATGGCTAGTATGGGGGGCCCAGTGTTTAGTGGGGGTCTAGATGCTGGTTCCTTTGGTAACAATAGCAAGGAGACCATGAACAACTTGAACGACCGTCTGGCTACATACCTGGAACGGGTAAGTACAACGGTGTACGGTGGGAGTCCATTCTGCTGATGTTGGGTGTGGCCTGCATATGAGGTGtccataatatattattattatttattattatagcgccatttattccatggcgctttacatgtgaaaaggggtctacataataaaaacaagtacaataatcttaaacaatccaagtcacgactggtacaggaggagagaggaccctgcccgcgagggctcacaatctacaattatTATCTATATATTTAGGATTACTGATTTTGCTCTCATTCTTATCTTTTTGTTTCTCAGGTTCGCTCTTTGGAACAAGTTAACAACGATCTGGAAGTTAAAATCCGTGAGTTCTATGAGAGAAAGTCTGCCATCAGCGCGTTTGACCCAAGTGGATTTTATGAGACCATTAGCAAATTACGGGCTCAGGTAATATTGCTTTTACCTATATAGTAATGTGTCTTCATAGATGTTGTTCTACCAAATGTTACTACTAGGCAGCACTATCATAGTATTATTTATTATGATTTCATTCTTTAGATTGCActatattttttttaccacttctTAGATTTATTTAGGCTAATTTATCAATGTTTACCTCCTTTAATCCTAGATCCTAAATGCCACCACCGATAATGCCAGGCTGATTCTGCAGATTGATAATGCAAAACTGGCTGCTGATGACTTCAAAATTAAGTAAGAGACATTAAAGGGTTTCTTTACTTTCCTTCCCTCTCAATAGAGTACAACAGGAGGTGTAACCTGACTCCTCACTGTGCTGTCAGTCTCCCTTGTCTTGAGCTGCAGGAAGATGAGTTGGGTTTTTCAGAATGGATGGGGACTTCCAGATGCAGGTGGATGGAAAGAAGGGGCAAATAAGTCAACAAGGAAACTGATTtctaaaatatatacggtatatagtttttAGATTTGCCTGTGCTATTGATTTATCAACAGTTGTTGAAGGTGTATTTCCCGTTTAACCACTAATATATGTATTTCTGTGATGCTTTTAGACCAGTAGACAAGGCGCATTATCACATATTGGGGCTGTTGTTTGATGAAGATGGACAATTCTTCTAATGTCTGCCCTTTTTGTCCTTCAGATTTGAGACAGAACTGGCCATTAGGGTTGGAGTAGATGGTGATATAACTGGACTACGTAAGGCCCTTGATGAGCTGACTATCAACCGATCTGATCTGGAGCTGGAGATTGAAAGCCTGAAAGAGGAGCTGATCTTCCTAAAGAGGAACCACGAGGAGGTATTACTATCTATGGTCAAATTCAGGATAGGTTTTCCATCAACCTTCCTTAAATTTTACTGTTAATATTTTATCAGCTTTTTTCTTGCGTGACATTTTCTTTTGGAGACATTCTGAGTAGAGTTACCTAAGCGCCTGAAAATAGTTGGTTGCACTTCTATATATATGACTTATTCTTTTATAGGAACTGTCTGTTCTTAAGGGACAGATTGGAGGAAAGGTCAATGTAGAATTAGACTCTGCTCCACCAGTTGACTTGTCCAAGATCCTTGCAGAAGTGAGAGAGCAGTATGAAGAGGTGGTGGAGAAGAACCGTCAGGAGGTGGAGACCTGGTACCGAACACAGGTAGGCTGATTTTCATTTAGATGAAATGTCAGAGGTCTCGAAGTAAACCTACCTCAGTCTCCCTGATTCCTGATACTTTTTTCCAACAGAGTGAAAACCTCAGGAAGGAAGTTGCCGTATGCAAACACAGTTTTGAGTCTTCTAAGACAGAGATCACGGAATCGAAACGTAGGTTCCAGAGCCTGGAGCTTGAGCTACAATCCCTGCTGAACATGGTGAGTCTGGAGGTCTCAATTCATACATTTATACATCCATATATGTACAACTGTCCATGAGGTTTCTGCCTGGGCAGTAGACCATTTAGTATTAAATTGCCATGTTAGATGATCCTAGTTATTCTAGAGGTTCTCTACTATGGACAATCCATACTTGTTAGAAGATTCAATGAAAACAAGCAGAACCAACCTTGTTTTTCTACTGCTCCCCCCAGCAATCAGTTGTACTCTGTAGGGCACCTAGATACGGGGTTtgatttccctgcagcgcctccacaggagAAATTTAGCATTACATATTATTCATTAAAATCAATGCACTTTCTGTTTAATACAAGGCAGCAGAGGTCCTTTAGAGACAGGGATGCTCTTTTGCCACTCTTTAGTCTGGCCAAGAAATGTGGTGTCTCAACAAGTGATGACATTCTATTTGCTACTTAATAGTGGGTTTTCTATACCAGTTACCCGTTTTAAAAGGTCTCATTTAGACAAATTACTTTGGTAGGTTTCCAGAAGCTAAAAGCCCCAACGATGTCTTAAATGACACTTGCTCCTTAAGAGCCTCCATTTTTTTGGCTGTGATTGTACAATGACAATCAACAGTCCAAAACCTGGAAGATAGGACACAGTACATGAGTCACAAACTTGTTACTAAAACTTTAAAGGGCTCAAACCCTTCCATTCAAGGCACTGGTGTTATGTTCTGGTTTTAATATTGCTTCTCTTTTTCTGTATTCCAGAAACGAGCTCTGGAGGGCACGCTTGCTGAGACAGAAGGTCGATATGGAGCAGAACTTGCCCAAATTCAGAATCTGATCTCCCAAATTGAACTTGACCTCCAGCAAGTGAGATCCGACTATGAGAATCATTCGGTGGAGTACACGAGACTGCTGAATATCAAAATAAGACTGGAGCAGGAAATTGCCACCTACAGGAGACTGTTAGAAGGGGAGGACATTAGGTAAGGGGTCAGGACAAGCACGGTGTATTtttgttattaaagggaatctgtcagcaggtttttgctttgtaatctgacagcagcatgaggtagggacagagacccttattccagtgatgtatcacttagtatactgggtgcagcagttacgaTACAGTCACAGTTTTCTCTTCTGCAGATCCAGCAGAGCTCAGTTGTCGAGCTGTGCATAACCCCacacacaccacagctttctgtgtacattgaatAGTGACAGAGATCTgataatcagtgctgggggtgagGTTGGACTAAGCTGCACGTGCCAAGCCGTCCTGTagtgattatctcctgctgataaaacgctgGCTGTTTTCAAACAGCAACAcagagcccagtaagtgacacatccctgtaatcaTGGTCTCTACTCCTACATTATGGTGATCTCGGATTTCATAAcaaaagctgctgacagattcc is a window encoding:
- the LOC138664657 gene encoding keratin, type I cytoskeletal 47 kDa-like isoform X1, which produces MMSFSSHNISQSGRFSGAGIQRARSVAGGAGSIRMSSASATMASMGGPVFSGGLDAGSFGNNSKETMNNLNDRLATYLERVRSLEQVNNDLEVKIREFYERKSAISAFDPSGFYETISKLRAQILNATTDNARLILQIDNAKLAADDFKIKFETELAIRVGVDGDITGLRKALDELTINRSDLELEIESLKEELIFLKRNHEEELSVLKGQIGGKVNVELDSAPPVDLSKILAEVREQYEEVVEKNRQEVETWYRTQSENLRKEVAVCKHSFESSKTEITESKRRFQSLELELQSLLNMKRALEGTLAETEGRYGAELAQIQNLISQIELDLQQVRSDYENHSVEYTRLLNIKIRLEQEIATYRRLLEGEDISILGSSQLETQKSVKIISKEQAKSSSTTTIKKVRTVVEEMVDGKVVSSTSLQETSEVKN
- the LOC138664657 gene encoding keratin, type I cytoskeletal 47 kDa-like isoform X3, with amino-acid sequence MAGSGGGPCGSHVQVRSLEQVNNDLEVKIREFYERKSAISAFDPSGFYETISKLRAQILNATTDNARLILQIDNAKLAADDFKIKFETELAIRVGVDGDITGLRKALDELTINRSDLELEIESLKEELIFLKRNHEEELSVLKGQIGGKVNVELDSAPPVDLSKILAEVREQYEEVVEKNRQEVETWYRTQSENLRKEVAVCKHSFESSKTEITESKRRFQSLELELQSLLNMKRALEGTLAETEGRYGAELAQIQNLISQIELDLQQVRSDYENHSVEYTRLLNIKIRLEQEIATYRRLLEGEDISILGSSQLETQKSVKIISKEQAKSSSTTTIKKVRTVVEEMVDGKVVSSTSLQETSEVKN
- the LOC138664657 gene encoding keratin, type I cytoskeletal 47 kDa-like isoform X2, translating into MTRCRQPVTSLSWPAAEEDRVGAMCRCHDDFSHLQLISADFHLLLSTAAHLDLVRSLEQVNNDLEVKIREFYERKSAISAFDPSGFYETISKLRAQILNATTDNARLILQIDNAKLAADDFKIKFETELAIRVGVDGDITGLRKALDELTINRSDLELEIESLKEELIFLKRNHEEELSVLKGQIGGKVNVELDSAPPVDLSKILAEVREQYEEVVEKNRQEVETWYRTQSENLRKEVAVCKHSFESSKTEITESKRRFQSLELELQSLLNMKRALEGTLAETEGRYGAELAQIQNLISQIELDLQQVRSDYENHSVEYTRLLNIKIRLEQEIATYRRLLEGEDISILGSSQLETQKSVKIISKEQAKSSSTTTIKKVRTVVEEMVDGKVVSSTSLQETSEVKN